Part of the Candidatus Polarisedimenticolia bacterium genome, TCCGACTCGCCGGGCCGGGTGAGGGCCACGTGCAGCGAGACGAAGTCGGCGCGCCCGAGCGCCTCCTCGAAGGGGACGTATTCGATCGTCTGCTTTCGCGGCGTGAGACCCTCGCGGTGGCGCACGTCCAGCACGCGCCGCACGGACTCCACGAACTTGTGGTCCTCGTACGCGGGGTCGTGGCAGAGCACGTCCATGTCGAAGCCCACCGCCTTCTTGATGAAGCTCTTGCCGATGCGGCCGGTCCCGATCACGGCCACCGTCTTGCCGGTGACCTCGTCCCCCAGCCACGGGTGGTACGGATGCCAGGTGGACCAGTTCTGCTCCCGCACCATCTGCTCGCTGGGCCAGGTCTTCCGGGCGACG contains:
- a CDS encoding NAD(P)-dependent oxidoreductase, with product MTYRIFATCDIGQEALDRLRQKGWEVEVYDQIEPPPKSLILEKVEGGVDALITTLRDPIDEEVFAAGKAAKLKVVAQDAVGFDNIDRAAANKHKIPFSHTADVLTDATAEFAFLIMGTVARKTWPSEQMVREQNWSTWHPYHPWLGDEVTGKTVAVIGTGRIGKSFIKKAVGFDMDVLCHDPAYEDHKFVESVRRVLDVRHREGLTPRKQTIEYVPFEEALGRADFVSLHVALTRPGES